A region of the Phaseolus vulgaris cultivar G19833 chromosome 11, P. vulgaris v2.0, whole genome shotgun sequence genome:
gtttaagggtttttcgaataagtttgggaagcgcaaacggcaactgaaggtaaccgttgatgaagccacgtgtcgagcgatgggaggagtgtttggtggagcgtcaggaaagcagaaagtacaatcgcttggaattctgcgccagcgccacgtagatcggtattgacgtgactcctttagtcttttcgctggacaagtcttcacttaagactggggggcttgtgtaccgccctggtagtcggaagtgatgacatggcaccaagctacggtataggcgtgttgacgagacgccaagttggcagaaaggaaggaagtcggggggctcgagAAGTCGCCAGTTactaagttggcgtgctccgatctccagcacaccagaaccggcggtcgccgggttaaagatgaggtcgccagatgtaaactcaggcgaccaaatgattagagatcgccggagcaagcacatcgccgaagatgaaggtggtgcagattatgaaggcggccggcgagaccacagggaaggtgcgTACGAAGGCACCTAGCTCaccaatccagtagagatcgcactccaggacagctatgcactgagtagtatcatgcataagtaacttagccaaaggagagtcagaagcaacgcccaagtcaaggaggctccagatgatggcacgtgtacgactggatgcaagccacgtgtccaggtgtgtaactgccaggagagagaaagtgcccaggtatataagggtttcccaacgaacttctgaggtacgcacgttcagattgtcttctttacgcttgagagttcttgagtgttactcttagtatttggtggttcggtcactgacttgggcgttggagtgcgatcggccgcagcggcgccgctctgttcttttgcaggttcttgaggtggatcgtgacgaaggacggaggttgaagcggcgcacacgtcgatccaagtttgacgaggcaagcttcaacgttctggtcaacaggtaGGATCAATGTTCATCTCAATtattttagggacaagaaaccatacctcattccttgcaaactgattcagttcttcatgcatagcttcaacccacttttcatccttgagagcttcctcaattgactttggttcaatttgagagacaaaagcagtgtgcctgcaAAAGTTTAAGATAGGGCtacgtgtagaaacaccctcctTGATAGAGATCACATAggagaggcttttattaatgaaggaagaggttattcacccacacatttgaagttcttccttctagtcttctcaaaatttaaagaagacataaaataaagagaggaccaagcctaaagccaaagaagtctacaagctttcaagaataggcttcaattaatgtctctctttatagtttcttttgtataaatttgtaaataatatagaatagtgtttaggtaggtgctaagagggaaacctaaagaaacctcttttgtaaagcttcttcaggcattagtttagaattttctagaaggtgactcttcataagtcactataggcgttagcttAGGAGACTTTTGGGTAGCTTGTGGTACAAGCTTTGTAGCATCATGACcggcccttactcctataaaaggagggcttaggtcttTCTAAATGGAGAATTGGAAATTTGTAGTAACAAAACTctccaaattggtgattgagtgtagtgagaacttgtcttctcctcttcctagtctcatcttgagtgccttggttccctcaagtggcggcaattcacacttatcttggagcattcacacttcaagtggcgtgttcatcaaccaagaactacaaccacataagtcttcttctCTTTCCATCTTATTCCTCCATTgccatgtccatatgaactccAAAACATGTTTTAAACCGTTCTAGtttcttttaatcggttcatcttccttttcttgcacttttgttcggttcttttcaattCCTTACTGTTATAATCGGTTCATTAGCTTCTTTTcatgcttttgttcggttcaattgctttctatagagtttcaatcggttcatttgatttcttgtgcattttaatcggttcatttgacaagaaatgggtttctacatgagttttggcttgtggctcaagttttggtgagttcttgaaacatagaacattgatccatttctataaaagtgccgattcaatctccaactcaagttgattccataaaatgtcaaagaatcatctatatcttgttattggaatcatatcatgtggtatctagagtttacgtttgttcttgtttgattttgagttgtgttgcacttttaattcaagaactctaTATTCGTGTTGTTTCCTTTCTGTTTTTAGGttattttttgagttttcttgatgTTTTCCTTTTGATATTACATtttgtttgtgtcattttaaattttgaatccatacaaatTTTGTcatagtcttgtttttccaagaatgttatCAATTCCTTGTGTtccttttgttgtaattttttttgtttcttgctttttgtgtaatacagttttctgagtttgtttcttgttcctttgatgcatttttcttttagttttgagttcattcttgtattttagatctatacaagttcttttacatcacttctattatgtctttgttagttcttaattctattatgtgagcaattcttctatgccatagccaagactcatcatgcttagaaagaaggcaaccaattgaacaaggagaagagatatccaagagataaacattattgattctcttaccaatcaacattacctcttttgtgTTGGGAAGACAGATTTCGCAGGAGTTTGTTTTGAAGATCACTTGATATCCTTTGTCACACAATTTACTAATGCTTAGCAGATTGTGCTTTAATCCTTCTATATAAAGAACATCATGGATGATCAAgatatctttgtctcctatggatcctcttccaagaatcttTCCCttattgttgtctccataggttaCGTgtccttcttgcttaaaggagatgcttagaaactttgatttatccccagtcatgtgctttgagcacccACTGTCCAGATACCATTGCTGCATACTCTCCTTCAAGGTTTCCTACAAAgtagattttcaagtacaaagatttggtccccttatgaatgtgggtccatttggtttacattcatcatttgaatctttacaacatttgggaatccacttcataaaaccTCTAGGAACTGCATATTTTCTTACTTTATAGAATCTGATAgcatggcctcttttcatgcaataaaagcatgtaacaaccggttgtttcgacagatcaatcagttgtttttctggcagtttcaaaaatgactttgaaaatttatcttgcttgttctgtggattaaaacctaatcttgcttttccaaaaacacaattttgagatgccaagacattctcaaagttgaattgaccttttgaaagcttatccacagttttaacaagataatgaacttttttttcaagattttcacaattttaacaaataagagtatcacacttgcaagaagagtttttgtaaacgatttcaaggttttcaaaatctgtttttgaattttccaattcttcttccagtgttttaactctgttttcaagccagttattcattacctttaaccggttgttcaagagggccaatcagttagcttcttcatgtgttttttgaaaagcttgaagcaattgactgtaattttcagAATTTGAAGAGATAGAGaaacttacactacttgcatcATCTTCCTGTTTagccatgaagcagaggttgaaGCCTTTTCGATTCTGcctcctttttcttcttgcttgacttcttgtcTTTGCTTCCTTTGGCTTAGTGATGTTTCCATGAGTTgctttgagtgtgtcccacatttctttagcAGATTTGCAATcagatatcctgaaaaattcattagagtctaatgcagaagctattatgttttgggCAACACAGTCAAGCTTagccatcttacattcttcattggtccattgagaccaaggcctTGCAATAGCAGATTCGCAATTTTCAGTTTtaggaatgtaaggaccattctcaattgtatcccaaattccttgatcaatggattcaataaagattttcattctagcttcCCAGTATttgtaattcaaaccacaaaacagaggtggtctgtttattgaagcaccctcctcaaaaggtatttttccagccatagaaaaaacagttttaggatcacacttgaataattTTCAAAGACCAAACTTTGATAcaaattgttagaatgtatgactttaaatgagaggggggggggggcgattgtttaaaggggttttcacaaacttttcggtctagaatgaaattcctttgagaaaacttgattcagaatccagttagccaaaaacacaaagcaatttaatacaacaccagaaaaacaatcggttgtttataccagttgaaAAAgcacaaactgaaattaaagagtttaagcgaaagagagattgcacacacagtttatactggttcactcttaaaccaagagctacatccagtttcccagaaaccactggggaatccactaagtaaccaaacctagattacttacacacaccaccaaagaagtgacctcaAGAAACATACTTCCTTTGTCTcagcacacacaccaagaatgttgatcttgacaacctcaagagcacacaacacttcctGGCCTACCACACCgcagtttacacaaagtacagaaggattacacttgttacagaatgaactgaaatcagtACAAatgaaatcctattccactctctcttgatcaatGCAAGCTTAAAGTAATCTTTaactcttgaaaaaaaaaaacagtgaaaaactcaaatctgtttttctatgattcaatttcagttgttgtttgttacaaacattaaacaaactatttattgctttcaaagaatggtcaaagcatttaaaacaggagcgcattcagttacaaaatcatttaaagctcagtcaacacACAAAACcgttttctgttatgatttgaaaacaaacaaccggttgaatgtgcgaatcaatcagttgttttggtttgacatcaagtcaaccaaccaaaacagttttcaacctttttcaaaatacctaagagtaaaacaattggttgtttcgacaaacaACAGgctgtttttcacttagtttggaAAACACTTTCAACTTAAAAGGTTTGAAAATACTTTAGCTTTAAGATTCAATcgagagtggatttacacaatCAATCTAACCAGATCCTATCCTAGACACAGTAGCAACACCAACCTTTGCATCAACAAgagatttggattcttcaaagcaagTGATCACTCTAGATCAACATGATATTTACTGTTACACCTACCTTCCAAGTCCCTTCGATCACACTAAATTTATTCCCATTTATAAAACTTGTCAATTAAATGAATCTAGAAAAACTTGACTCACTCAACGACCAAACCATTGTCAGCTTTTATTTAAACAACTTGCCCAATGAATTTGGCTCGCCCAACAAGCTCTCaagtttttaattaaatgaattatgCCTAATGACtctacataattcaaaatttctACAAAACAATGCAAGTGTCCTAATTGGTTCAAGCTAAGTTTTCACTTCATTTTATGTCTAACATTTGAATATTTTACTTCAAATAACTATAACTTGAACTAACTTGTCTCAAATGCAATAATCTAACACATAATTGATAAACACATGACAATTTCAttcttttaaatcaaacaaTTACATCAAAAACTCAaacattcaaaatttattaaataaacacACAATCCTTACATAAAATCAATTATTATAACCATGTCACTTTCACATCCATAACATCTATCTTAATgtactaataaaaattaattatctttccttacctgtttaaaaaaatataattccttagatataatatttgtgaaacaaacactacaacatttttttattttagacaACGCTAAAATAAGTAACGGGTGTAAAAGTATTGTTTAAACATAGTAAAAAccataaattttaaacataataaaaatcacgattttagaaaaatgacttaaaatatataaaaatcacACAATTATAATAGCGTTGATACTTTAAGCTATAGTTATAAAAACGTTAAGACTTTTAAGTTATGGTTATTTAAGTGCATTCTTTTgagttaaaaaaatgtaaaataaaatataatcaaaattcaatttcGCGGGAATTTTTTTCCCGTTTCGAAACCTTTCACTTTCTCTCACATTCTTCAACCATGGCGGCACTCAAGCTTCTTCTCTCCCAAGCTGGTCGCTATTCCTTCGCCAAACACGCTTCTCTCTCACACTCTCCTTTCTCTTTCACCTCTCATTGATCCCTCTGCTCTTCCAACAAATCAAACTCAAACCCTCCCGCCACACCGTCCCAACCCATCCAATCAGTTTCCTACCCTATTAAGCCCAAATCCCCGCTTCCTGAACCCTCGTCGGAATCCTGACTACCACCCCACCGAGCCGCAAGCCCTCCGCCCGCCATCGGACAAGCGGCGAGCGTGGACACGCGAGGACATCCGATACGTGAAGGACGCGCCGTCAATTGAGGTGGTGTAGTACGCCCCGCGCGTGGCGCCTCTCCCCGATGACAAGGTGGTGGACGAGGGAGTGGAGATTCAGAGGAGGAAGATTGAGGCGGAGAATGAGCTGAGGATAACAATGGCGAAGGCCTCCGAAGGGGAGCGGATGAAAGTGTCATTTTCGCTTCTGATTaagctaaaaaaaaaatatgagaagtCGCCTCCGCTTGAATTGGCAGAAGCCATTCGCCAAGTTAAGGTGAAAACAAAGCCATTAGTTCAAATTATAAATAGTTTCCCGAATTCCATCGCACGCCTTCTTTTTCCCAATTCCTCTCGTGCACCTTGTTCTTCTCAAAAGCCGTAATGATCCCCAAAATCTGGACTTGGTGGTGAGTTGGAAACCCTAGCTTGTAAGTATCACATGCCCTCCATAGATGTTTGAATCGGTGAACTATTGATAAACACGCTAATATGCAGATGAGCATTACAATTTGGTGCGAGTTGGACGGTGAAGTCGGTGATCGCTGGAGGCAAACGAAGTTCTTCGTGGTGAGGAGGTAGAGGGTCTCGGTGAACTCAGTGACCATTGGAGCCAAACGAAGTTCTTCGTGGTGAGGAGGTAGAAAGTTCGTCGTTTGTGGTGAAACCCTAAAGGTTAGTAATTTCTTTGACTCACTTTCTATTTTAGGGTATATACATGAAGGCAGAATAGACAAAAGAATTAATCAATTGATTGGCACTACTAAGTATCGGAATTTGATGGACATGAATGCAGGCCTTGGAGGATTTGCAGCTGCACTTGATTCACAAAAGTCTTGGGTGATGAATGTTGTTCCCATAATTGCTGAGAACACTTTGGGTGTTGTCTATGAGAGAGGTTTGATTGGCATTTATCATGACTGGTATGTTCCTAAAGTTTTCTTAACATAGTAGGATTCTTCCGATTTCATGAAAAATTTCCTTGCAAATTGATTACCtatattattagaaaaatgaTTCATTAAACTGAAATGAATGGCTATGATATGATTTTTCATGTATGAATAATGTAATGCAACATAAGCTTCCTGTTAGAATACTATATGAATATTGTATggtatatttctattttttttattaaattaagcAAGTAAATATGGATGAGCGAATCAATACTGCTCTGGTTGTTTCTTCCATTGATAAAGACATATCAACAGGCAATTAAATTTCCCTACATATATATATGCCTATTGGAGGAAGAAAATTATGGACTATGAAATTgcaatgacttttttttttagttcatGTGTGAAGGCTTTTCTACATGTCTAAGGACATACAATCTTATTCAtgctaataatttatttagcTTGTACCGGGGCAAGTAAGTTTCATCCTTTTTCTTCCACGTGTTAATCATAGTTTGTGGATTCCAGTGTGTAACATAAAAATCTTcaagaattattttatattttaatcgcTCCAATCCTAACATGACTGGCATTGAAATTAGAATTCCCAATCGTGTAATCTAAAATGGACATTGAATGAAAATGTTGCCAAAATGGTGGATCATGAGGATGGTTCACTTGTGCCTGAGAAGATTTTGGTTGCAGTGAAAGAGTACTGGGTTGCCACCACCAATAAAAGCTCATCCAATTAGGAATAAAACTACTACTGTTCTGCTCTGCTCTGAAACTTACACCTCAGCCTGTAGTAACATTCAAGGCCTAAACCCAAAGCAAAGAAGAAATGTGGAAAAGTTATGAATAATGCAATGAGAGGAAGAAAAGTAAAGCAAAGAAAATAGAATGTTGGAGTTTATTCTACGTCTGCCTTATACCAAGTGTAGAACTGTAGATAAAATGCTTctaattagtcttaattaaattaattttgaaggaTATGGTTCAGCAAGTTTAGCTCCCCAAATATTTTAAGCACTTAAATGTTGTTATCATTTTAGATTAGTTGAATTGAATTGTGAGAAATGCTAAGAATGTAGTTTTAACAAACTCTTTTGACCTATTCCCTTTCATTGGTTAAAATTTGTTGAAACGCAAATTCGGTCCCTTgtcaaatttaataaatttgtgttgagatttaataaattttgaccTATTCCCTTTCAttgtttattctattttattttcctttttatagcACTCTTAATTATGTTACTTCCTTATAAGAAATATCATACGTGATCaactttaaaaattttataattttgtttaagtATATGTATCTATTATTAATGAAGTTagatagaaaataaaatcagtATGTAAATTTTTAGTATAGGACAAGTATCACTCGAGTGAtgtatgtttttattatattcataaTAGTAGGAGTACAATGAAATCGAACTCAAAAGAatccatttatatttttatcaatcacCTGAGAACAAAGTATATTATAGGCATTTTCTGTAGGATGGAAACTGTCCCAAAATATGTAGTTTGACCTGTTTGAACATAGTTCCAGGGTAAAAGGATTACATAGAAAACCTACTTCAAACTTTCCTGTGCCACAACATCCTTTATTTGTCACTTCAAAACCTAAACCACCAAATACCATGACAATGAGTAAAAAGTTGAACAAACGAAAATATGTACTAATGAAATTTTGAAAGGatatattcaattttatcattaaaatgaATGAAGTGTTCGATCATAGATTTCAAGATAATATTTTCATGCAAATAGATTATTGAACTTTTGTTGTCATGCATATCTAAATTATTCTATTAGTGAAACTTTCAATAGAAATATGCATTAATAATTAAATGTCACGGTGACACATTCTTACAAAATTTTAGGTGATTTCTATGACACTTACGagataaatacaataaaataaaacttaaatgcatacaaattgttcttcagTAATTCATCATTTTTCATCCTTCTAGCCAACAAAAATACAATTCACATATAATTCCATATACAATCCTTTCATGTTAATGGAAAtcaataaaatgacaaaaattcAAAGAAACATATGTTAACCACATTCACATACTTTcatttcatacaatttttttgTTGGTGAAAATCAGACAAAGTGGATGAATAACCAATACTCATCAAATGAAACCTAGAGCCATAAAGTTTCCCTTCATCAAGCTAAATATCCAATAGCCTCATATCCAAACAAAAACTCACTTCCCAATATACCATCACTTCTCTTTTTCCACCACCAATGTCAACAAAGAATTAAATTACCCCACACTCTAGCCTTCAAATCTCCACTAGCCACCAAGTCCCACCACACCTACAACCCGGTCTCTCCAAAATACATAACTTTTCAACAACCTTGGAAACTGAAACTCGAACACAAAAAACATTTTCCCATTTTTATACTCTTCACATCAtgcaaaaataaaacaaaagatTCCTTGTACTATAATTTTTTGTGCACCATATTCTCATTTACATGTATTTAAATGTCACTCCAATGTTGTTCACACCTAAGAGCCACATAGGAGCGAGAAATGTGTCATACTGACATTTAATTGTTGATGTGGACTAGTGTTAGAAGTctcattattttaaatatcaaaatttgaTATTTGCTCGAAGTTTTAGGAGTTGGAAGATAAGTAAAGCAGGTAAATGAgagtatatttaatttttttctttatggatattttcattctattttATAGGTCTTAtgggaagaagatgatgaaccTAAGCTAAACTTGAAGATATACAATTTAACAAGTAAATGAACAATCAAATGAATTTTCTAGTTACTAATTTTCTTTGGGTAATACTTACTGCACTATCACTAAAttgaacaaaaaattaaaaaggaatAAGTCCCTAAAAATGTATATAGACAATCACACCAATTCAAGTAAATGTAAAGTgatataaacataatattaagaaacaaataataataaatagttaAGTTTTGCAACTTGAGgagagtttttaaaagattttcttAGTTTTAAGGATAATGAGAAAACACCTACCACTTTAAGGAAATAAAATGGTTGTTTACTCAGTTTTCGTTTATATAATAGAACTCTAAATGTGATGTGAAATTTATATTATGAGTTGAATCATTGGAATCAAACAATTGGTGTAGATAGGCTACTAGTATATAGCATGGTAGATGTGTTTGATTACCATATTTAGTTGGATTTTGAATCATATCCAATAAAGGGTTGTAAATATCAAGGTAGACAAGTCTAGCATCTGGAAGAAGTTTCCCAAGGGCATCTATTTGGGATGAAAGCTTGTTGTTGAAGAGCATTGCAGCCTGATTTTCAAGATCTGAACATGCTCTCTTAATGCCTCCTTTGAATGTTCTTTGAAAGGGCACACACCCTATATTTGTCAAACCAGTTATTCCAATCCTTCTAGCTCCAAGTCCATAAAGTTCCTgcataattcattttttattaatattctttCATATGAAAGCATATGCAAAGATATATGAAATAAGCTTTAATAATACGACAAGTGTAAACTATGTTTTTCATTAGGGTACATGGTTCACTCATACTTGTAAGAATTGTGAAGCTTCTGAAGTCAGGAAATCTGTGTAAGTTGAAATATTATATTGCAGTCGCCTAAATGGTAATGTAAAGAAAGTATTGGTAATGTCATTGCTTCCTGTGCACAAGATGTATATGCTTTTCGATATCATTGTTGTTGTGTTTTCTCCAATCATGTCCTGTATCTTTTTTTTGTATTCCCTGAATTTGTCTAGTTGATCTGATAATGATGGCACTAACTAATGTAACATATgacaaagaaagaaaattatagTTAGTGTTTAAGATATGCAAAGGAGAATGAAAATATATTGAGAGGTTTTAGGTGGAAACAATTATTTACTGCTATTGTAGAAGTTAGAGGATCATATCCACTACCACCAGTTGCAAAGCTTACACCTGTGAGGAGATCTTCACGTTTCAAATTTGGATCAAGATATGGTGGCAAAAGCTTCTTGACTTCAAATTTTGCAGCTAAGAAAATTTGTGAAGGAAATGAATTAGAACATTTTCATTCTATTATGCATATAATGGTAAGAGAATTCAAGAGTAAGGATTTTTGTTTGTACCAAAGAAGTCTGATGGGATTAAACCATTGCTGAACCTCCCAGTTGGTTGATTTCCTCCACCAAAATCTTTGCCATATGGTTGAAAATCACAGTTGACTATGGTTTTAATGTAGTTATTGTTACCTGTATCTACTATAGAGTCCCCAAACACAATCACTGCTGGAACACTTTCATTGTTTGGTAAACTCACAACACCAACAAGAGATATAACAGTTGTTGAAAACGACCAAAGAAGGACTATAAACAATTGAGAAAAAGGCATTTCAAAGAAAATCTGTGTTTCTACAATTCATAATGTAATAATTAGTATACATTTGATTACTGTAtgacaaataataatattatatgataaatta
Encoded here:
- the LOC137836349 gene encoding GDSL esterase/lipase EXL3-like; this encodes MIGGSEVGEKQGSLVVMALEAWPRYNQIYRGFGNVVKKKQWMKHFKEQVSRRSAKSKGTRDCRKEGLERDERAKTQIFFEMPFSQLFIVLLWSFSTTVISLVGVVSLPNNESVPAVIVFGDSIVDTGNNNYIKTIVNCDFQPYGKDFGGGNQPTGRFSNGLIPSDFFAAKFEVKKLLPPYLDPNLKREDLLTGVSFATGGSGYDPLTSTIALVPSLSDQLDKFREYKKKIQDMIGENTTTMISKSIYILCTGSNDITNTFFTLPFRRLQYNISTYTDFLTSEASQFLQELYGLGARRIGITGLTNIGCVPFQRTFKGGIKRACSDLENQAAMLFNNKLSSQIDALGKLLPDARLVYLDIYNPLLDMIQNPTKYGFEVTNKGCCGTGKFEVGFLCNPFTLELCSNRSNYIFWDSFHPTENAYNILCSQVIDKNINGFF